GTCTGTGGCCTTTCCACTCCTCATTTTTAAAGAGATCACTGGGGACCATACTACCAGAGTAGCTACTGTGTACCAGACACTGGCTTTGACTTAAATCAGCCCTTCCTAAGTCTGTGTGCTCACGGTTCTAAACGCAGCCTCACaaaggtaaataaatacatacgGAATGGCATTTTTTTCTATACTTTTGAATGCATTTAAAAATGACCCGTAAGCTGTAGTTGTGGATTGAGCAAATGGGCTCCCAAGCTGTGAGGCCCACGCCCAGGCAGCAGGGTTTCAAAGGCTAGTGTTGCTGGGGGCAGCTTCACTGCAATGTTCTAGGCACTTGGCTTCACGTGATTCTTTCCTGGCTAATGTGTCCTATGTGGGCTGCAACTGGGCCCACTCCAAGACATGACTTAATCCCATCTGCGAGAGAATCACCCAGAGTGCATGTTCCACTGTGGCTAAtctacagggttttttttgttttgttttttaggagaAAAATGCATCTTAGATCAGCATTAAAAAGTACATTACTCATTAAGCATTTAAAAGCCTCTAGCAGTGAGCCCACTAAAGGAATATGGCttgaaacaggaaaagaaaaatacacacacacacacacacacacacacacacacacttctgagaTCAGGtctcatacagcccaggctggcttacaTGCCTGATGACCCTGCAGGCACTCCTAGCTGGAAACAGTATTTCCCTTAGGCAGTATTTAAATGAGACTGCTTCCACAGGTTCTTCTGTAATGGCTCACATTTTAATTTATAGCGTAAGATTAGCTCTCTGCCACCAATTTGCCACACAGGGAGAACACTAAGAGGGACTCAGGAGCTCAAAGCAGGTCCCCTGGGTCAAGAGTGGGACTGTGGGTGTATTAGGGTACCTTAACCCCCATCCTGGCTCGTCAGTTCTGCATTTGCTCTGGATAAAATAATTCATTTGAACCACTTGGAGATGGGCATTGTGACTCATGCTTGCAACCCTGGTGCTCTGGAGTTGGTCAAGGCAGGTGGGTCATAAATACGAGGTGAGCCTGCGCTGCATGCCAAGACCCTGCCTTaaacaaacacagacaaaaaTAACCTACAACTGAACTTTTAGGGGGAGTACTATGCAACTCTGAAAAATGAGTGCAGGCCTCCAAGATATCTTCCTTGCCTGATGCTGTGGCTGGGAATAAGTGCCTCCTTTCTTTACCCATTAGGAGCTGTATATGAGGACACACGTACGCCATCATCTAGACCAAACAGAGCTGTGGTAAGGTCACACATGCGCCACTGGGAAAGCCACACACACCAGAGATGAGGCTGACTGCAGTAGAGTGAAGTCACCACagacagcttctgtaaagccagaGAACTCACACTCCACTGTCCAGTTCTGTGacaagaggggagaggggaagacaGGAGAGGGTGGCAAAACATTTACCAAAAGGGCGGTGTGGAGGAGGATGATGGGAGGGACCCTGTGGGGGCAATGGCCGCAGTGGCTGTGGCCGGGCTGTCCGCTGGGCCCAGTGCAGGAGCACTGTAGCATGGAGACAGTACAAGAGAAACTATGATAGAAACATCGGCAGAGGATGTGGCCAGTGAGGATAGGCTTGGCTCAGGGTCCCAGGCCCGCTGGAGCACAGCACCTGGCTCAGAGCCACCTTCTCCGGGCCCGCTCACCCTGGTGGTCAACCCACGTGCGCCGTGACTACGTGAGGCCATCCTGGCCAGGCACAGGCTCAGATGCTGGCCAAGGCAGAGCACCCTCCCACCGCACCGCAGCTCCGCAGTGAGGGGGAGCTCCGTGGGCAGCTGCCGTTAAAGGCTCAACGGAAGGACTTCCCTCTGGGGCGATGAGTTCTTGGAGCTGCACAGGAACATTCTGCGGCCAGCACTGCTGCTGGCCTGAGGCTTTACTAAAGGTGTTTTCAGTTACAGACACGCTACACTGCATTAGAGGTGACAACCGTGGGGAAGGGGTGGGTTCTGTTTGGTAACGTGATTCAGGCTGGCGCTACCATCAATCAAATCTTCATGAAAGTTGACACAACCGTAGTAGACGGGGCCCGTGCTGCTTCTGCAGACCGTCCGTTACTGAGGGGCCACCTGGGGCGCCACAGGGCACAGGGACATCCCTGGTCATCCACAGCACATTCCATGTCTCACACTTCCATGCTTTTATTCCAGGTGCGCGCCGCTACGGAAACGACCAGGTACGCCTAAGTATACTTACTCTTGCAACAGTGCTTGCGGGGGGGACACTGAGTTCATTAAAGGGGGTGACATTTCTTCAGGGTAATAGTCTGTCCTCTGTGGTTCAATTCCaggttctattttaatttttttctgtagtaTGGGCTTCTCGTATGATTCAATTACGggtactaaaaaataaaaatagacaagttATTCTACACACAGTGCGTCAATTCCAGCTTTTGAAGGCTCACTGCGCGGCTTCTAGCTACTACATTTTTGTATGCacattttttcttcctcatgGGCCAGGGTTACAGCAGGACTCAATTTTCGAGTGACCCTCACTTTTTTGAAGCAGACAAGAGGACCCTGCACTACAAGATGACTCTTTGTTACAAAGTCTGGCTGTTCCCATAGTTCCCGTCTATGGTGGCCTTTAAGAGCCATTAGCAGCATGATCGGAAAGTACTTAAGTCTCTTTTGTGCTCAGGACCTTGTCAGTCAAATCACAGCATAAAATATGCTGTGAAAGTAACTAATTATTGGACACTCTCCCTAATATCAacacttcaaaacaaaaacagaaatagcagtGAACTGCCCGGGCCAGGCCGGGCCAGGTCGGGCCAGGCCAGCCCAGGCCAGCCCAGGCCAGCGGTCCTTTGGAGGATGTAACAGCTCTGCCTCACGTCCACCCCAGACTCCTGGCGGGAAAGCTGTCTACAGAGCCGGTGGCGATTCAGGAGCACAGCAGAATTTACCTTGCATGCTGCCGTTTGAATTGTCTATCTCTTCTGACAAGGAGACCATGAGTGGCTGCTGGAGGTGGCTGGCGTACATAAATGGGACAGGCTGGACCACGACAGGCTGGATGACTGGGAGGATGCCTGGGCTCCGGATCCCATGTCTGGACAGCGCGGCTGCCATCACGGGCGGCATGGACAGCGGCACTCCGAAGGGCTGCACGCCGGGAGAAGGCGGTGAGTACTTCTTAATGGGCGGGCTGGAGGAGGGCATGCTCAGGCCAGGGGACGCCCTCCGGTGAGATGGGAATttcagggaggaaggagagctgCCCGCAGAGGGCGGGGAGCCCCGCTTGTTCACAGTGAGGTCCACTGGCTCCATCTGTATCCCGTGGGTAAGGCCTTCCGGGGTCTGGAAGAACTTGTCAGGTAATGGTGTGGAATAAATGACCCCATATTTGTTGGGCTTCATCGATTCTATGTAATTCGATGGGTAGGACTggcagaaatgagaaaaaaagaaggaaaagtgttaaaaaaaaaagtgtactttACATCTAGAGGTACATGATCCCCAAAAGCTATGGTAAAGAGAGATGGTTTAGCAAATGCTAGAAATTGAGGTAACCGGGCTTACTCGCTCTGGGATGGGGAGAACCTAGTCGAGGTGGTACTGAGTACCTAGGTAATCATTACAACTCAATTCATGACGCTCTGCATTGGCCCGAGTCCCTTCCAGCCCTTCATGCTGGGGCTCTACACCTTGGGCTGTGAGACGCCAAACACGGCTTCTCTAAGGTCACACAGCACCCAAGGCTGGTGCACTGTCAAGGCTGGCTAGGCAACTGTCAGGGACACAGAATGACCAAGTGAGCATCAGCCTGAGATGGCAAGGTCCGTCTGTCACCTTTCTAGCAAAGCCCTAAATGACAGTGATTAAGAGTAAAAGATCAGCAGACaggtgagaaaacaaacaaacaagactacCGCTACCCTGCAGAAATACGGAAAGGAATAAAACCAGAAAGTACAAGTCACAGGGATCTGGCACCAGCTTCCAGCTAGGGATGGAGGCTTGAACAGTGACAGCCCCACTCTcctcatttatttaaattttttctttctttttttttgagacaggatctaacGCTATAGGCAGTCTTTGAACATGTAGCAATCCTCctgtatctgcctcccaagtattggtcTGTGCCAGCTCACCAGCTCTATCTTTCTCTAGAACTGGTAATAACTATGCAAGTAGTAATAAAGGCAAGTGGCCCAATTCATACAGCAgcataaatttaattaaaataggcATCATTAAAGAAGAACGAGGCTCACTTAGGAATCGAGGCATTAGGCACAAGGAGACCTCCAGGGAGACAGTTCACACACTCTAACTCTCCATGGGACGCAGCTCTGGTGGGAGGCAGGCCTCCGTGAAATGTTTCCTCACGGTGCAGCATCTCCTCATTTTCAGCCCTGCTCTGAGACCTCCCACTGACCTAGATTTGAAGGCCCACAGCTCCTGGCGGCTGAGCAGGGAGCAGAACCAGGACACGATTCCACGCTGTCACTGCTAGGTTTCCTATCCGTGGCATCAATTTAAGACAAGTGGGAACCCAGGCAGGACCTGGGGGATTTGCGAACTGAACAGTATCCTCAGGGTTTCCAAAGTcatcaagaaagcaagcaagggcCCGCATCAAGTTGAGGTGAGTGCACACTCCGCATGTTTGTACACGCTTAGCACAAATGGTGTCCCTGTCCTCAATTTGGCCTGCACGTCTACTGTACAGTCCACGCTGAGTGTAGGGAGGAGTATCGGCTCACTGGGAAGTCCAGGGATCCCCTCTAAGGGGGTTTCTGTTTACCCCTTGGGCGGAGCCTCCTGCAGCGGCTGGCACCATCTGGCGTGCACCTCAGGTGTGACTCGGGATGTGACCTCCACCAAGCCACTCCCCCTGGCCTAGACCACTCCTATCTTCTAAGGTaggtgtggctcagctggtacCAAACAACACACTGGAGGCAAGCGTTGAACAGAAAACTCCCCACCACTGACAGGTGCGGACAGAGGTCCCCCAACGtcctctcttctcctgctggaatgtGCCCCGGAATCGGAGCGTCCACCCTTGCTGACTGCTGCTTGCGCCTGAGGGTGAGGTGGGAGCTTCCTAAGCTCCCCAAGGCTGTCTGGGGCCAACCAACCTGCTTTCTGCAGGCCCTCGCTCCCAGCAAGGCCGGGGCGATGCCGATACTTGTTATTCTTGAGGAGATGCGGGTGGGGACACACACGCTCCTACAAGTCTCACTGTCactttacacagtgagtttccaGGCTAGTATTTTATTACAAACAGCTTTGGAGAGTTCCCCCACAAGAGGTCAGTGAGTGGGCGGGACAACTGACTCGGATCTGTTCCGCTGATGAACCAGGCGTCTGTGGCAGGCTAGGCCAGCCGCAGGCCACAGGTGGCTCTGGCCACAGGAAGGCAGAGGTGTGGCTGATCCTAAGCACTTGCTCAGGGCTCAGCCAATGTTCTGAGGCAAACAGAAGGCTCTCTGTCCACCCAGCCCGGGAAACCACCCAGGGCTCTGTTGGGACAGAGCTGGGGAAAGGACTGGTTTTAAATAATTCTCTGCTGGGTAACAAGattcaccagaaaagaaaaagaggagagaactTCAAAGGGAATTTAGGGAAAgattaaaaagtattttcaatttttttccttcagtttgttttcttttcgaatgccagccataaaattatttcattgctacttcgtaactgtaattttgctactgttatagaCTGTCATGTAAATATCTCATAATGCgggtatctgatatgggaccctcaaaggggttgagacccacgggttgagaactgctccctTAGAAAAAAGCCTCTAGTTTTTgatgaatataattttaaaggTTCAATTATTACCTCCATGCATGTGACAGTACACCACCTAGCTACTGAGCTAGAATATAAACATTCTTTCCTTAAAATGCTCTCCCCTAACTCTTCCTTACAGCGATAATAAAGACCTCACCAGCTTAGTAAGAGCCACAGTGACTGAGTCCCAAGCACCCTGGGTGACGCTGTCTTGTCGAAGTATTTCTGGCAGGAACTTCCATAGCCAGTGCTTAAGGATGATCTGATTTTGCAAACCTTCATATTCATATTCATTCCCAACCTTCATACAGACATCCAGGCCAAGATTTTTCCCCCTTTGTGAATATTTTCCAATCCCATGGAAGAACAGAGCAAGACAGCCTGGGAGCGCTGCCCCATTAGTCAGGCCCACTAAGCCACATCCTCGTGTCTAAGCTGCTCCTGCTCTGAGGACTTGGACACTTTCTCACCTGTGTCTCATCCCCATGCCATACAACTGGGCCTTCACCAACACCTGGACTGATCCCCCAGTGGCCCAGCAGCGCTATGGCCTGGCCCGCAAGAGGGGGCAACTCAGCACACGGAGCTTAGAAAAAGACCACGGATGGAATTCCCACCCAGCACCCACTCTTCCAAACGAAATACGATTCTAGTCTCACTGCCAAGTCCCTTCTCCAGCTGGCTTCCCCTCGGTCACCTCACAGAGCCACAGCCCCATACGGCTTCTGTCaataccttttattttatttttaaattacttcatCCTCAGCATATTTTACACATACTTCTCTGAACTTCCTTTCACTGTGAACAGGTCAGCCGTAGTTGACCCTACCCAGGGGTGTGGGAATGATGGACACTACCCAAGGATGGATAGTGTCACCTCGTCTGTTACTGGGGGCTTTGAGAAACGCCACCTGTCAGACGCCTGTCAAACAAGAAGCACTGTAGAAACAACTGATACACAATGCCATCAGTTAGAAGAGCTGTTCAGTCTGGGGGAACTTACCACTGAGACAGGGTCCATGGCCTCTTGCTTGACAGGGACTGGGTCAAACATGAGCATTCTTTCAGTTAAGCCTTCTAGGGTGTTCTGATGCTTGGCCTAGGGAACAAAACAGCACACCTGGTCTTAATGTTGAGGTCACATaagctaaaacaaaacatccactttccctccttctttgATCCAGTCCACCTTCTCTCTCATCTCCAGAATGGCTAGGATCGTTTCCCTCACCTCCTGCGAAAGATGTCCTTTCTCATACATGAAACCAGGCATCACAGGCACGACTACATGAAAAGCGGCATTTCTAACTCAATTCCACAAACCCTGCCATTTCTGGGACAGTATGTATGGCCTCTTCTGGCAGGAAACCTTGTGTGGCGTTGCTGGGGAGCTCCGCAGAAGCTCCCCCCATGCCCATCACAGAAAACTGAGGGaagaagaaacccagcagcagccaCCATAGACACCTGCTTCAAACCCTTTTAAAGTGGGGGTGTAATACACACATTGCTCAGCACCTGAACGGTCACTCCATTCTATACTGAAAATGCTTCTTTTCCAAACCAAAATGGACTCAAACCATCAAACCACGCTGCTCTGTGAGAAGATCAGTTTAAATCGTCACTTTTctccgggcatggtggtgcatgcctttaatccaggaggcagaggcaggggaatctctgtgagtttaaggccagcctggtctacaaagtgagtctaggaaagccagggctacacagagaaaccctatcttgaaccCCCACCTCAAAATTGTTGCCTTTCATTAGAAACAAGGGCCaatgagacagctcagtgggcgAGTGTGTCTGCTGTTAAGCCTGACCCCCTCAGGTAAGTCTCCCAGAGccacacagcacaggaacaagctgACCTCTGCTCTcggtctctctctcacacacacacggtttTCTGACATGTTTTCTATTTTAGCTTGTTGTCACTCTAACGTGAGGCAATGCCCACCTTGAGCCATCctactctgctctgctctgctctcactATCTGCTGCACAGCTGTTAGACAGACGCCACACAACTGCACCAGACCCGGACATCCCTGCTTGGTTCTCACACTTAGCGACTTGACTCAAGCCACGTCCTCCCAGGTCACCGTGGCTCAGGTGGCAGATCTGGCGAGCACATTTCTCCTGAGAAAGTGGCGTGTCTGCAGCCTCAAGCTCCAGGGAGCAGGACTaccacaggccagcctgggctacagcaaGGTCCTGCCTCAAAAACTGAAAACCCTGCAGAGACAGCTCCGTGGCTGAGAACACACACAGCTCCTGCATCAGCCTATAGTTTGGCTCCTAGCAGGTCGGGTGGCTCACAGGCACCTATACCTGCAGCTGGAGGGAACCAGCGCCCTCTcttggcctccacgggcacctgcactcacctgtgcacacccacagacacccactgtcaaataaaaacaaagtcttCAAAGTCAGCTCCAGGGTCTGGAGTTTGCGGTTCTGCCTCAGTATGGCAGACACGCCGCCCAGCCAAACCCATGACGGCAGTCTAACGTGCATGCACTCCAGCCTTTACACCGAGACATCTTCACATACCTCAACAGAACATCTTTTGATTCTTCACGGCAACACGTACATCTCACCCACCAACACAAGGCCCTGACTTCACAATGAACTATCCCGTACCCTAGGATGTAGAACAATCTTTAAATACAATGTGACACTAGGCTGCTCAAGTCCACGGTGTCAGTACCCTCTTAGGTATCCTAGCAAAAGCAAACTgacattggaaaaaagaaaagggctgATCTCATTAGAAAGGAAACCTTTTGTGTCTTGGCATCTAATAACGAGTCCTAATTGAGTAGCTACATACACATGGGGGG
This genomic window from Meriones unguiculatus strain TT.TT164.6M chromosome 12, Bangor_MerUng_6.1, whole genome shotgun sequence contains:
- the Klf3 gene encoding Krueppel-like factor 3, whose amino-acid sequence is MLMFDPVPVKQEAMDPVSVSYPSNYIESMKPNKYGVIYSTPLPDKFFQTPEGLTHGIQMEPVDLTVNKRGSPPSAGSSPSSLKFPSHRRASPGLSMPSSSPPIKKYSPPSPGVQPFGVPLSMPPVMAAALSRHGIRSPGILPVIQPVVVQPVPFMYASHLQQPLMVSLSEEIDNSNGSMQVPVIESYEKPILQKKIKIEPGIEPQRTDYYPEEMSPPLMNSVSPPQALLQENHPSVIVQPGKRPLPVESPDAQRKRRIHRCDYEGCNKVYTKSSHLKAHRRTHTGEKPYKCTWEGCTWKFARSDELTRHFRKHTGIKPFQCPDCDRSFSRSDHLALHRKRHMLV